One genomic segment of Bacteroides caccae includes these proteins:
- the fabF gene encoding beta-ketoacyl-ACP synthase II: protein MELKRVVVTGLGAITPVGNGVPEFWENIVNGVSGAGPITHFDASLFKTQFACEVKNFDVTKYIDRKEARKMDLYTQYAIAVAKEAVADSGLDVEKEDLNRIGVIFGAGIGGIHTFEEEVGNYYTRQEMGPKFNPFFIPKMISDIAAGQISIMYGFHGPNYATCSACATSTNAIADAFNLIRLGKANVIVSGGSEAAIFPAGVGGFNAMHALSTRNDEPEKASRPFSASRDGFIMGEGGGCLILEELEHAKARGAKIYAEVAGVGMSADAHHLTASHPEGLGAKLVMMNALEDAEMDPKEVDYINVHGTSTPVGDISEAKAIKEVFGDHAFELNISSTKSMTGHLLGAAGAVESIASILAIKNGIVPPTINHEEGDDDENIDYNLNFTFNKAQKREVNVALSNTFGFGGHNACVIFKKYAE from the coding sequence ATGGAATTAAAAAGAGTGGTAGTAACAGGCCTTGGCGCCATTACTCCTGTTGGCAATGGTGTGCCCGAATTTTGGGAGAATATTGTGAACGGGGTTAGTGGAGCAGGGCCTATTACTCATTTTGATGCGTCGCTATTCAAGACCCAATTCGCATGCGAAGTGAAAAACTTCGATGTAACGAAATATATCGATCGTAAAGAGGCAAGGAAAATGGATCTGTACACTCAGTACGCCATTGCAGTTGCCAAAGAAGCGGTAGCAGACTCCGGTCTTGATGTAGAAAAAGAAGACTTGAACAGAATCGGTGTTATTTTTGGCGCCGGTATCGGTGGTATACATACATTTGAAGAGGAAGTAGGCAACTACTACACTCGTCAGGAAATGGGTCCGAAGTTTAATCCGTTCTTCATCCCGAAGATGATCTCGGATATCGCTGCCGGACAGATTTCTATCATGTATGGCTTCCATGGTCCTAACTACGCGACTTGTTCGGCATGTGCTACTTCTACCAATGCCATTGCAGATGCGTTTAACCTGATTCGTCTGGGCAAAGCAAATGTGATTGTATCCGGTGGTTCGGAAGCGGCTATCTTCCCCGCAGGTGTAGGTGGTTTCAATGCTATGCATGCTCTGTCAACCCGCAACGACGAGCCCGAAAAGGCTTCACGTCCGTTCAGTGCAAGCCGTGACGGCTTCATCATGGGCGAAGGTGGCGGTTGCTTGATTCTGGAAGAACTAGAACATGCGAAAGCCCGTGGTGCTAAAATCTATGCAGAAGTTGCCGGTGTAGGCATGTCTGCTGATGCACATCACCTGACAGCTTCTCATCCGGAAGGTCTTGGAGCCAAACTTGTGATGATGAATGCATTGGAAGATGCGGAAATGGACCCGAAAGAAGTGGATTATATCAATGTACACGGTACATCTACTCCGGTTGGTGACATTTCGGAAGCAAAAGCGATTAAAGAAGTATTCGGTGATCATGCGTTCGAGTTGAACATCAGTTCAACAAAATCAATGACAGGTCACTTGCTGGGTGCTGCCGGTGCGGTAGAATCAATTGCAAGTATCCTTGCCATCAAGAACGGCATTGTTCCCCCGACTATCAACCATGAAGAAGGTGACGACGACGAAAATATCGACTATAACCTTAATTTCACGTTCAATAAAGCACAGAAACGCGAAGTTAATGTTGCCTTGTCCAACACATTCGGATTCGGCGGTCATAATGCGTGCGTTATCTTCAAAAAATACGCTGAGTAA
- a CDS encoding Cof-type HAD-IIB family hydrolase — translation MKYKLIVLDLDGTLTNSKKVITPRNREILIRVQEQGVRLVLASGRPTYGIVPLANELRMNEFGGFILSYNGGEIINWETQEMLYENVLPNDVVPVLYECARSHQLSILTYDGAEIVTENSQDPYVQKEAFLNKMAVRETNDFLTDITLPVAKCLIVGDADKLIPLEAELCLRLQGRINVFRSEPYFLELVPQGIDKALSLAVLLKEIGVERKEMIAIGDGYNDLSMIKFAGLGIAMGNAQEPVKKAADYITLSNEEDGVAEALEHFYYKFT, via the coding sequence ATGAAATACAAGCTTATCGTGCTCGACCTTGACGGCACACTCACCAACTCTAAAAAAGTAATTACTCCCCGCAACCGGGAAATATTGATACGTGTACAAGAACAGGGCGTCCGTCTGGTTCTTGCTTCCGGTCGTCCGACTTATGGCATTGTGCCGTTGGCAAATGAATTGCGCATGAATGAGTTCGGCGGATTTATCTTATCCTACAACGGAGGGGAAATCATCAATTGGGAAACACAGGAAATGCTCTATGAGAATGTATTGCCGAACGATGTCGTCCCCGTACTCTATGAGTGCGCCCGCAGCCACCAGTTAAGCATACTGACTTACGACGGAGCAGAAATCGTAACCGAAAACTCTCAGGACCCGTATGTTCAAAAAGAGGCTTTCCTGAATAAAATGGCAGTCCGGGAAACAAACGACTTCCTGACAGACATCACGCTTCCGGTAGCTAAATGCTTGATTGTGGGAGATGCCGACAAGCTCATCCCCTTAGAAGCCGAACTTTGTCTTCGGTTGCAAGGACGTATCAACGTATTCCGTTCAGAACCTTACTTTCTCGAACTAGTCCCGCAAGGAATCGACAAAGCCCTGTCTCTTGCCGTATTATTAAAAGAAATAGGAGTAGAACGCAAAGAAATGATAGCAATAGGCGACGGCTACAATGACTTGTCCATGATAAAGTTTGCAGGACTAGGCATTGCCATGGGCAACGCACAGGAACCGGTGAAGAAAGCGGCGGACTATATCACTCTGAGCAATGAAGAAGACGGAGTGGCGGAAGCACTAGAACACTTTTACTATAAATTTACGTAG
- a CDS encoding ATP-dependent 6-phosphofructokinase, with protein MRIGILTSGGDCPGINATIRGVCKTAINYYGMEVVGIHSGFQGLLTKDVESFTDKSLSGLLNLGGTMLGTSREKPFKKGGVISDVDKPALILQNIREMGLDCVVCIGGNGTQKTAAKFAAMGVNIVSVPKTIDNDIWGTDISFGFDSAVSIATDAIDRLHSTASSHKRVMVIEVMGHKAGWIALYSGMAGGGDVILVPEIPYSIKNIGNTILERLKKGKPYSIVVVAEGIHTDGRKRAAEYIAQEIEYETGIETRETVLGYIQRGGSPTPYDRNLSTRMGGHATELIANGEFGRMVALKGDTIASIPLEEVAGKLKLVSEDHDLVIQGRRMGICFG; from the coding sequence ATGAGAATCGGAATCTTAACATCAGGGGGAGATTGCCCCGGTATAAATGCCACTATTCGTGGCGTGTGCAAAACTGCCATTAACTACTACGGTATGGAAGTGGTAGGTATTCATAGCGGCTTTCAGGGGTTGCTCACAAAAGATGTAGAATCCTTTACAGATAAATCTTTATCGGGTTTGCTGAATCTTGGTGGAACGATGTTGGGGACTTCCCGCGAGAAGCCTTTTAAAAAAGGAGGTGTTATTTCGGATGTCGATAAACCTGCACTGATCCTTCAGAATATTCGGGAAATGGGATTGGATTGTGTTGTCTGTATCGGTGGAAACGGAACGCAAAAGACGGCTGCCAAATTTGCTGCCATGGGTGTAAATATCGTTTCGGTTCCTAAAACCATTGACAACGATATCTGGGGGACGGATATCTCTTTTGGTTTCGACTCGGCTGTAAGTATTGCTACGGACGCTATTGACCGGTTGCATTCTACCGCAAGTTCTCATAAAAGGGTGATGGTGATTGAGGTCATGGGACATAAAGCGGGTTGGATTGCTTTGTATTCCGGTATGGCAGGAGGGGGAGATGTTATTCTTGTGCCTGAAATACCTTATAGCATTAAAAACATAGGAAACACTATTCTGGAAAGATTGAAAAAGGGGAAACCATACTCTATTGTAGTAGTAGCTGAAGGCATTCATACGGACGGCCGTAAACGTGCTGCGGAATACATTGCACAGGAAATAGAGTATGAGACGGGTATTGAAACCCGTGAAACCGTATTAGGGTATATTCAACGTGGTGGTTCGCCTACTCCTTATGACCGTAATCTCTCTACCCGAATGGGCGGACACGCGACGGAACTGATTGCCAACGGGGAATTCGGGCGTATGGTTGCACTAAAAGGAGATACTATCGCTTCTATCCCTTTGGAAGAAGTGGCTGGGAAACTAAAGTTGGTTAGTGAGGATCACGATCTGGTGATTCAGGGACGTCGCATGGGGATTTGCTTTGGATAG
- a CDS encoding acyl carrier protein has protein sequence MSEIASRVKAIIVDKLGVEESEVTTEASFTNDLGADSLDTVELIMEFEKEFGISIPDDQAEKIGTVGDAVSYIEEHAK, from the coding sequence ATGTCTGAAATTGCATCAAGAGTAAAAGCGATTATCGTTGATAAATTAGGCGTAGAGGAATCAGAAGTTACAACCGAAGCAAGCTTCACTAACGACCTGGGAGCAGATTCTCTTGACACTGTAGAACTTATCATGGAATTCGAAAAAGAATTCGGTATCTCTATTCCTGATGACCAAGCAGAAAAGATTGGTACTGTAGGTGATGCTGTATCTTATATCGAAGAACACGCTAAGTAA
- a CDS encoding DEAD/DEAH box helicase, with protein sequence MREKTTNGQVIIVYTEHPVFGILLIPYIAERLEDGTLQLIEQAFHASPEAIEQMNEAERQAIDIASHYTEKYLMGAYSREKIVSRFLHKLSQDPEKVKNNIRPFIEGKLLEMLTLIRENGLSFYQKQPGSKVLYAHHAYHVHPHDAEVRFTFHVDSSTFRYQLQCYYEKQPFSLDDQKPVIALTASPATLLLGMNLYFFPHIDSVRLLPFTKKKAISASAAQLEKYIDNIVIPIARYHEIITEGWDIPEERCACEALLSLEDITHSEQLLQLGFRYRDQLFTSDNGAAMKKIIYRKDSGEVSFFRRDIVAEKKAIQLLESSGLQRIGDIHFRLSASSSEKTLVEWINKHREMLQSDFQLTGHMGNTPYCLDEIHIEQSCDDEVVDWFELHITVVVGNLRIPFSRFRKHILEEKREYLLPDGRMILLPEEWFSKYANLLEMGVQTEQGIRLKHTFIGAAQAALGGTGLKKFSGKNQIKNVSVPKALKATLRPYQQKGFSWMMHLHKLGFGGCLADDMGLGKTLQTLTLLQHIYKSPASRKAATLIVVPTSLLHNWRREAKRFTTLSMIEYNSSIVVPPNHPGKFFGRFQLIFTTYGMMRNNIDLLSSYKFEYIVLDESQNIKNSESLTFRSALQLESKYRLVLTGTPIENSLKDLWAQFRFIQPDLLGTESAFQKQFMIPIRQGNTRVEAQLQQLISPFILRRSKSEVAPELPPLTEETIYCDMPEEQNTLYEQEKNSLRNILLQHPQNMDKLHSFSILNGILRLRQLACHPQLIYPDFNGASGKAIQIIEIFDTLRSEGHKVLIFSSFVKHLEVLAEAFRERGWKYALLTGATNNRPSEIAHFTEQKDVQAFLISLKAGGVGLNLTQADYVFIIDPWWNPAAESQAIARAHRIGQDKQVIAYRFITQNSIEEKILYLQDEKRKLAETFVTDSETLPALSNEQWVDLLK encoded by the coding sequence ATGAGAGAGAAAACAACTAACGGACAAGTCATCATCGTTTATACAGAGCATCCTGTGTTTGGTATACTACTGATCCCTTACATAGCAGAGCGACTGGAAGATGGCACGTTGCAGTTGATTGAACAGGCTTTTCACGCTTCTCCCGAAGCTATTGAACAAATGAATGAAGCAGAAAGACAAGCCATCGACATCGCTTCTCACTATACAGAGAAATATTTAATGGGAGCCTATTCCCGAGAAAAGATAGTATCACGCTTCCTGCATAAGTTATCTCAAGATCCTGAGAAAGTAAAGAATAACATTCGGCCATTTATTGAAGGCAAACTACTCGAGATGCTTACTCTCATACGGGAAAACGGGTTATCTTTTTATCAGAAACAGCCCGGAAGCAAAGTGTTGTACGCCCACCATGCTTATCACGTACATCCACATGACGCCGAAGTCCGCTTTACATTTCATGTCGACAGCAGTACTTTCCGCTATCAACTGCAATGTTATTATGAGAAGCAACCATTTTCATTGGACGACCAAAAACCCGTTATCGCATTAACTGCCTCACCGGCTACTCTATTGCTAGGGATGAATTTATACTTCTTTCCACACATAGATAGTGTCCGGCTCTTACCCTTTACCAAGAAAAAGGCAATTAGTGCAAGCGCCGCTCAACTCGAAAAGTATATCGACAATATTGTCATTCCGATTGCACGCTATCACGAAATCATAACCGAAGGGTGGGATATCCCTGAAGAAAGATGTGCCTGCGAAGCATTACTGTCACTTGAAGACATCACCCATAGCGAACAGTTGTTGCAGCTTGGTTTTCGTTATAGAGACCAGCTATTTACATCAGACAACGGAGCAGCAATGAAGAAAATCATTTATCGGAAAGACTCCGGTGAGGTATCCTTCTTCCGGCGGGATATTGTCGCCGAAAAAAAAGCGATTCAGCTTTTAGAAAGCTCCGGTCTGCAACGTATCGGTGATATCCATTTCAGGTTATCAGCCAGTTCTTCTGAGAAAACACTTGTTGAATGGATCAATAAGCATCGGGAGATGTTACAATCGGACTTTCAACTGACCGGCCATATGGGAAACACTCCTTACTGCCTGGACGAGATACATATCGAGCAGAGTTGTGACGATGAAGTAGTAGACTGGTTTGAGTTACATATCACCGTTGTTGTCGGCAACCTGCGCATTCCTTTCTCACGCTTCCGCAAGCATATCCTCGAAGAAAAGAGAGAATATCTGCTGCCGGACGGGCGCATGATCCTTTTACCCGAGGAATGGTTCAGTAAGTATGCGAACTTGTTGGAAATGGGAGTTCAGACAGAGCAGGGAATACGATTGAAGCATACATTTATAGGCGCCGCGCAAGCTGCCTTGGGAGGAACAGGACTTAAAAAGTTCTCTGGCAAAAATCAGATTAAGAATGTTTCCGTCCCTAAAGCACTAAAAGCAACATTACGTCCTTACCAGCAGAAAGGATTCTCATGGATGATGCATCTGCATAAACTAGGATTCGGCGGATGTCTGGCAGACGATATGGGACTGGGGAAAACCCTCCAGACACTTACGTTGTTACAACATATATATAAATCGCCCGCCTCAAGGAAAGCAGCCACTCTCATCGTCGTTCCTACGTCGCTGTTGCACAACTGGCGACGGGAAGCGAAACGCTTTACAACGCTTTCAATGATTGAATATAACAGTAGCATCGTCGTGCCCCCCAATCATCCCGGGAAGTTCTTCGGACGTTTCCAGTTGATATTCACAACGTATGGCATGATGCGCAACAACATCGACCTGCTTTCTTCTTACAAATTCGAATATATCGTACTCGATGAGAGCCAAAATATTAAGAACAGCGAATCGCTCACCTTCCGTTCTGCACTCCAACTGGAAAGCAAGTATCGGCTTGTACTTACGGGCACACCTATCGAAAATTCACTGAAAGATCTGTGGGCACAATTCCGTTTCATCCAACCGGACTTACTGGGAACTGAGAGTGCTTTTCAAAAACAATTCATGATTCCGATCCGCCAAGGCAATACCCGTGTAGAAGCACAGTTACAACAACTGATATCCCCATTTATTCTTCGCAGAAGCAAAAGTGAAGTGGCTCCGGAACTTCCCCCGCTTACCGAAGAAACGATCTATTGTGACATGCCCGAAGAACAAAATACTCTTTACGAACAAGAAAAAAATAGTTTGCGGAATATCCTGCTCCAACATCCTCAAAATATGGATAAACTTCATTCTTTCAGTATCTTGAACGGCATCCTGCGGCTACGCCAACTTGCCTGTCATCCGCAACTCATCTATCCGGACTTTAACGGTGCATCCGGCAAAGCGATACAAATAATAGAAATATTCGACACACTACGGAGTGAAGGACATAAAGTACTGATTTTCTCATCCTTCGTCAAACATCTGGAAGTCCTCGCCGAAGCGTTTCGCGAACGGGGCTGGAAATATGCACTACTGACAGGAGCAACCAACAACCGGCCGTCCGAAATTGCCCATTTCACCGAGCAGAAAGACGTACAAGCCTTCCTTATCTCTCTGAAAGCCGGAGGCGTAGGACTTAATCTGACACAAGCCGACTATGTGTTTATTATCGATCCGTGGTGGAACCCCGCCGCCGAATCGCAGGCTATTGCCCGTGCCCACCGCATCGGACAGGACAAGCAGGTTATCGCCTATCGCTTCATTACCCAGAACAGTATTGAAGAAAAGATTCTCTATCTGCAAGATGAAAAACGAAAGTTAGCAGAAACATTTGTTACCGACAGCGAAACATTGCCTGCATTGAGCAATGAACAGTGGGTGGATTTGCTAAAATAA
- the mnmA gene encoding tRNA 2-thiouridine(34) synthase MnmA — MIEENKRVLLGMSGGTDSSVAAMRLLEAGYEVIGVTFRFYELNGSTEYLEDARSLAEHLGIRHITYDAREVFNKQIIEYFVQEYMAGRTPVPCTLCNNYLKWPLLAELADEMGIFYIATGHYVRKVKLEDTYYITSAADSDKDQTFFLWGLKQDILRRMLLPMGDITKVEARALAAERGFRKVATKKDSLGVCFCPMDYRSFLKNWLDKNDQLFTAHGQKWSEIVRRGRFVDETGHFIAWHEGYPFYTIGQRRGLGIHLNRPVFVKDIFPEKNEIVLAPLQSLEKTEMWLDNWNLINENRVLGCSDIIVKIRYRKQENHGTVTVTPEHLLHIQLHEPLTAIAPGQAAAFYKDDLLLGGGIIVKAR, encoded by the coding sequence ATGATAGAAGAAAACAAACGAGTATTGTTAGGAATGAGTGGCGGTACGGATAGTTCCGTTGCCGCTATGAGACTGCTGGAGGCCGGATATGAGGTGATCGGGGTGACTTTTCGTTTTTATGAATTAAATGGCTCGACCGAATATCTGGAAGATGCCCGTAGTTTGGCGGAGCATTTGGGAATCCGTCATATAACGTACGATGCCCGTGAAGTATTCAATAAGCAGATCATTGAGTATTTCGTGCAGGAATATATGGCGGGGCGTACACCGGTTCCCTGTACCTTATGCAATAATTATTTGAAATGGCCGTTGTTAGCGGAACTTGCCGATGAAATGGGCATATTCTATATTGCCACAGGGCATTACGTTCGGAAAGTTAAGTTGGAAGATACCTATTATATCACATCTGCGGCTGATTCGGACAAGGATCAGACGTTCTTTTTATGGGGATTGAAACAAGATATTCTCCGTAGAATGTTATTGCCAATGGGAGATATCACGAAAGTGGAAGCCCGTGCATTGGCTGCTGAACGTGGCTTCCGGAAAGTTGCTACTAAAAAGGACAGCTTAGGGGTTTGTTTCTGTCCAATGGATTATCGGAGTTTTTTAAAAAACTGGTTGGATAAAAATGATCAGCTTTTTACCGCACATGGTCAGAAATGGTCAGAAATAGTCAGACGAGGGCGGTTTGTCGATGAAACGGGGCATTTTATTGCTTGGCATGAAGGATATCCTTTTTATACCATCGGACAGAGACGCGGGCTAGGGATACATCTGAATCGTCCTGTTTTTGTGAAAGATATATTTCCGGAAAAGAATGAGATAGTACTTGCCCCTCTTCAATCTCTAGAGAAAACAGAAATGTGGCTGGATAATTGGAACTTGATAAACGAAAACCGTGTACTCGGTTGTTCTGATATAATCGTGAAGATACGGTACCGCAAACAGGAGAATCACGGTACGGTAACTGTTACTCCGGAACACTTATTGCATATACAGCTTCATGAACCGTTGACTGCTATTGCTCCGGGACAAGCTGCCGCATTCTATAAAGATGATTTGCTGCTGGGGGGAGGGATTATAGTAAAAGCCCGATAA
- a CDS encoding GH3 auxin-responsive promoter family protein, whose protein sequence is MNITKIISKTFDSRLKQIDLYATQASEIQHSVLNRLVHQAAQTEWGKKYDYSSIRSYEDFRKRVPIQTYEEIKPYVERLRAGEQNLLWPSEIRWFAKSSGTTNDKSKFLPVSKEALQDIHYRGGKDAAALYFRINPDSHFFSGKGLILGGSHSPNLNSNHSLVGDLSAILIQNVNPLINFVRVPSKKIALMSEWETKIEAIANSTIPVNVTSLSGVPSWMLVLIKRILEKTGKQTLEEVWPNLEVFFHGGVAFTPYREQYKQVIHSPKMHYVETYNASEGYFGTQNDLSDPAMLLMIDYGIFYEFVPLEEVDKENPRAYCLEEVELNKNYAMVISTSCGLWRYMIGDTVKFTGKNPYKFVITGRTKHFINAFGEELIVDNAEKGLAKACSETGAQVSEYSAAPVFMDEHAKCRHQWLIEFAKMPDSVEKFAAILDATLKEVNSDYEAKRWKDIALQPLEVIVARPGLFHDWLAQRGKLGGQHKVPRLSNTREYIETMLALNSSPQI, encoded by the coding sequence ATGAATATTACAAAAATTATTAGTAAGACTTTTGATTCCCGTTTAAAACAGATAGACCTATATGCTACTCAGGCTAGTGAGATACAGCATAGTGTACTAAACCGCTTAGTACATCAGGCTGCTCAGACAGAATGGGGAAAAAAGTACGACTATTCCTCGATCCGCAGCTATGAAGACTTCAGAAAACGTGTTCCAATCCAGACTTATGAGGAAATCAAGCCGTATGTAGAACGTTTGCGGGCAGGAGAACAGAATCTGCTTTGGCCGTCGGAAATACGTTGGTTCGCCAAATCTTCCGGAACGACAAATGATAAAAGTAAATTCCTCCCTGTCAGTAAGGAAGCACTGCAAGACATTCATTACAGAGGAGGAAAAGACGCTGCCGCACTTTACTTCCGCATCAACCCGGACAGCCATTTCTTTTCAGGAAAAGGATTGATCCTAGGGGGAAGCCATAGTCCGAATCTCAATTCTAATCATAGCCTGGTAGGAGATTTATCTGCTATTTTGATTCAAAATGTCAATCCGCTTATCAATTTTGTCCGTGTGCCCAGCAAGAAAATCGCACTAATGAGCGAATGGGAAACCAAGATAGAGGCGATAGCCAACAGTACTATTCCGGTCAACGTCACAAGTTTATCCGGCGTACCGTCGTGGATGTTGGTGCTTATCAAACGGATCCTTGAAAAAACAGGCAAACAGACGTTGGAAGAAGTATGGCCGAATCTGGAAGTTTTCTTCCACGGAGGAGTTGCATTTACTCCTTACCGTGAGCAATACAAGCAAGTGATTCATTCACCGAAGATGCACTATGTAGAGACCTACAATGCTTCCGAGGGATATTTCGGCACACAGAACGATCTTTCAGATCCTGCAATGTTGCTGATGATCGACTACGGAATCTTCTACGAATTTGTTCCGTTGGAAGAAGTTGACAAAGAGAATCCACGTGCCTATTGCCTTGAGGAAGTGGAGCTTAACAAGAATTACGCAATGGTCATTTCGACCTCTTGCGGTTTGTGGAGGTATATGATTGGGGATACAGTGAAATTTACCGGCAAGAACCCTTATAAATTTGTCATTACCGGACGAACCAAACATTTCATCAATGCTTTTGGCGAGGAACTAATCGTAGATAATGCAGAAAAAGGACTGGCAAAGGCTTGTTCGGAAACAGGGGCGCAAGTGAGTGAATATTCTGCCGCACCGGTGTTTATGGACGAACATGCCAAATGCCGCCACCAATGGTTAATAGAGTTCGCTAAAATGCCGGATTCCGTTGAGAAGTTCGCAGCAATACTGGATGCAACATTAAAGGAAGTAAACTCCGACTATGAAGCAAAACGTTGGAAAGATATTGCATTGCAACCCTTGGAAGTAATCGTTGCCCGACCGGGACTATTCCATGACTGGCTGGCACAGAGAGGGAAGTTGGGAGGACAGCACAAAGTCCCCAGACTCAGCAATACACGTGAATACATAGAGACAATGCTGGCATTGAATTCCAGCCCTCAAATATAG
- the rnc gene encoding ribonuclease III, with amino-acid sequence MRALSSKNTLSKIVLRNQIDKIRLLFHRDRESYLCFYRILGFYPRNIQLYEQALLHKSSSVRSDKGRPLNNERLEFLGDAILDAIVGDIVYKRFEGKREGFLTNTRSKIVQRETLNKLAVEIGLDKLIKYSTRSSSHNSYMYGNAFEAFIGAIYLDQGYERCKQFMEQRIINRYIDLDKISRKEVNFKSKLIEWSQKSKLEVSFELIEQFLDQDSNPVFQTEVRIEGLPAGTGTGYSKKESQQNAAQMAIKKVKDPTFMATVNETKMQQSAMAAEPEPEMDADSDIELLNDNILEENEFDNEITAEPIVESIQSKSPCDVPESPDRDPH; translated from the coding sequence ATGCGTGCGTTATCTTCAAAAAATACGCTGAGTAAAATCGTGTTACGAAACCAAATAGATAAGATAAGGCTCTTGTTCCACAGGGATAGAGAGTCTTATCTTTGTTTTTACCGGATACTCGGTTTCTACCCGCGTAACATCCAGCTCTATGAGCAGGCTCTCTTACATAAATCCTCATCTGTCCGTTCGGACAAGGGGCGTCCGTTAAACAATGAGCGTCTGGAATTTTTAGGTGATGCCATTCTCGACGCTATCGTAGGCGATATCGTCTACAAACGTTTTGAAGGGAAGCGGGAAGGTTTCCTGACAAACACACGTTCCAAGATTGTACAACGGGAGACTTTAAACAAACTTGCCGTAGAGATCGGACTGGACAAACTTATTAAATATTCAACCCGTTCTTCTTCCCACAACAGCTATATGTACGGGAATGCTTTCGAGGCATTTATCGGAGCGATCTACCTGGACCAGGGATATGAACGCTGCAAACAGTTTATGGAGCAGCGAATCATTAATCGTTATATTGATCTGGATAAAATCTCCCGTAAAGAAGTAAACTTCAAATCAAAACTGATCGAATGGAGCCAAAAGAGCAAACTGGAGGTTTCTTTTGAACTGATTGAGCAATTCCTTGATCAGGACAGCAATCCTGTTTTCCAGACAGAAGTACGCATTGAAGGACTTCCTGCCGGAACCGGAACCGGATATTCCAAGAAAGAATCCCAACAGAATGCCGCCCAAATGGCTATAAAGAAAGTAAAGGACCCGACTTTCATGGCAACCGTCAACGAAACCAAAATGCAGCAATCAGCAATGGCAGCCGAACCTGAACCCGAAATGGATGCAGACTCTGATATCGAATTGCTGAATGACAATATATTGGAAGAAAATGAGTTCGACAATGAGATTACGGCAGAACCGATCGTGGAATCTATCCAAAGCAAATCCCCATGCGACGTCCCTGAATCACCAGATCGTGATCCTCACTAA
- the purN gene encoding phosphoribosylglycinamide formyltransferase — translation MQCFAHFSLFCALKSRVMKKNIAIFASGSGSNAENIIRYFQKNDSAQVSLVLSNKSDAYVLERAHRLGVPCNVFTKEDWIAGDEILAVLQEYRIDFIVLAGFLVRVPDLLLHAYPDKIINIHPALLPKFGGKGMYGDRVHQAVVAAGEKESGITIHYINEHYDEGDTIFRATCPVLPTDSPGDVAEKVHALEYEHFPRVIEQIITTL, via the coding sequence ATGCAATGTTTTGCACATTTTTCACTGTTTTGTGCATTGAAATCGAGAGTTATGAAGAAAAACATCGCTATTTTCGCTTCCGGTTCCGGCTCTAATGCCGAGAATATTATCCGGTATTTCCAAAAGAATGACTCTGCTCAGGTGTCATTGGTGCTTTCCAACAAAAGTGATGCCTATGTTTTGGAGCGTGCACACCGTCTAGGAGTGCCCTGTAACGTGTTTACAAAGGAAGATTGGATAGCCGGAGATGAAATTCTGGCTGTTTTGCAAGAGTATCGAATTGATTTTATTGTGTTGGCAGGATTCCTTGTCCGCGTGCCGGATTTACTTTTGCATGCTTATCCCGATAAAATCATAAATATACATCCTGCACTTCTTCCGAAGTTCGGCGGGAAGGGGATGTATGGAGATCGTGTTCACCAGGCTGTGGTTGCTGCCGGTGAAAAAGAAAGCGGTATTACTATACATTATATTAATGAACACTATGATGAAGGAGATACGATCTTTCGGGCGACCTGTCCCGTTCTTCCGACAGATTCTCCTGGGGATGTCGCTGAGAAGGTACACGCTTTAGAGTACGAACATTTCCCACGAGTAATAGAACAGATTATAACGACGTTATAA